The nucleotide sequence TACACTTTTAATTTGTGTGTTAGCTGCCAATTTCAGAACGGAAATTCAGCAAATCACAGGAAATTCCTACAGTGATAATGTGGAAATTTCAAGCATTGAGGAATAGAAAATAAAATTCTATAATGACCATTACGGCAAGATCTCAGGTCTTGCCGTTTTTTTTGCCTTGATTCTCTATTGGTTTTTTTCATCCTTGTCCATGTCTACGGTTTTAGGAACCATAACACCTCAGAAGAGTTACTAAAACATTTATTAATATTTTGTGGGAGAAAGTCCTAAGGATAGGATCATGGTATCCTGAATTTGTCCTCCTGTGCGTATCTAGTCACTTTTGTTGATGAATATCATAGGAGTTCGCTCCGAAGGAAAGTTTTTTGTGCGTGTCATTCCATGCACAATCATTAATGTATAAGCTCAAGAATTTGGCATAGCTAATGAAAAATTCGCGTTTAATTCTGCTATTAAGTATGGTTGGGATGTTTTGTGCTTCCTGTACCTGTTCAGTCAATTCCAGTAAGACCAGCATTACAAAAATACGATCTGAAAGTTTACGTTTTGAAGACGGTTTTTCCGCCACACTGGACCAGGATGTTTGGAAAGTAGAGATGGACAGTATGGAACATGCTTATGTGGGCACAAAAGAGGGAAAGCTGGTATTGGACAGTAAGGGAGGCCTCACGGTCTGGTTAAATAAGCAACTCAAGGGCAATATAGAAATAAGCTATAAAAGAAAGGTGGTAGTGGCAGATGGTCCCAATGATCGCTTATCAGACCTGAACCAATTTTGGATGGCGACAGATCCCCGAAATAAAAATTTGTTCACCCGTGGTGGAAAGTTCATGGAATACGATTCTCTCAGTATGTATTATGTGGGATTTGGAGGGAATGAAAATTCCACTACACGTTTTAGAAAATACCTGGGAGATGGAGAAAGAAAGTTGATTTTTGAATTAAACGATGATCTTCATCTACTAAAGCCCAACCACTGGTATGATATCAAAATTATTGTTGAAAATGGCCTGATAAGCTTTTGGGTGGATGGTGAGCTTTACTTTGAATACAAGGATGAAAGTCCGCTCCAAGAGGGGTATTTTGGCTTTAGACAGGTATGGTCCCACCAAGAAATTGATGACTTTAAGATAAGGGAAATCACAGACAATACCTTGCAAAATTGATCCCTAAAAATACTTAATCTAAAATAACCTATTTGATTTATGAATAAGCACTCTTCTTCCCGTAGAACCTTTGTAAAGCACTCGGCTTTATTATCCTCTTCCATTTATCTGGCACCGGGACTGTCCGAAGCCATGATCCCAAATCGGGATGGGATGGGCAAAGCGAAGGCTGTAGAAATAAGCGCTTTGGAAAGCGTCAAAAACAAGACTGAAAGTGGGGTGACCTTTGGGATACCTTGGCCAAAGGGGCAGGTAAAAAAGGAGGAATTTGTTTTAATGACCGAGGGAGGTTCCGAGCAAGCTGTTCAAACTTGGCCTTTGGCCTATTGGCCTGATGGGAGCTTGAAGTGGACTGGTCATGCCATCGCCGACTATGGTCTATTGGAGGGGCCTTTAAAATTAGCTCCGGGCAAAAAAGTCCCATTCAAAAAAACGATGAAGACGGTCGAGGAGGAAGACAAAATAATCGTTGATACTGGGCTTATCCGATGTCAGATTAACAAGAAAGGGACATATCTCTTGAAAGAGGTGAGCAGAAATGGCCGGCAAAGTTTGAAAAATGGCCGATTGGTCTTATTGCATCAGAATGGGGTCTTGGGAGAAAAGGAAAATATTAAGACCAGCTTATTTGAGGGATCAATAGATCAAGTAGATTTAGAACA is from Echinicola marina and encodes:
- a CDS encoding DUF6250 domain-containing protein, producing the protein MVGMFCASCTCSVNSSKTSITKIRSESLRFEDGFSATLDQDVWKVEMDSMEHAYVGTKEGKLVLDSKGGLTVWLNKQLKGNIEISYKRKVVVADGPNDRLSDLNQFWMATDPRNKNLFTRGGKFMEYDSLSMYYVGFGGNENSTTRFRKYLGDGERKLIFELNDDLHLLKPNHWYDIKIIVENGLISFWVDGELYFEYKDESPLQEGYFGFRQVWSHQEIDDFKIREITDNTLQN